A segment of the Entelurus aequoreus isolate RoL-2023_Sb linkage group LG23, RoL_Eaeq_v1.1, whole genome shotgun sequence genome:
ACTTCCCCAAGTTCCACACCAaactccggttttcctggaaattcattgttcaacattcaaactattcttacattcatactacattctgtcagcatttcacttcaacttcagcaattCAGTGATGACTTCATCCAGTAATCTTTGAGATGACCTCATCCAGTAATCCGGTGGGGGGGTGTggggtgtatttaatttttttttttttttttacataaataaatacaatcatgtgtgcttacagactgtatccctgcagactgtattgatctatattgatatataatgtatatattgtgttttttatgttgatttaaaaaaaaataataataataattgttattttttttttacataaataaatacaatcatgtgtgcttacggactgtatccctgcagactgtattgatctatattgatatataatgtatatattgtgttttttatgttgatttcaaaaaataaaaaataaaaaataaaatacttttttttttttttttttacataaataaatacaatcatgtgtgcttacggactgtatccctgcagactgtattgatctatattgatatataatgtatatattgtgttttttatgttgatttcaaaaaataaaaaataaaaaaaaaaaaactttttttttttttttttttacataaataaatacaatcatgtgtgcttacggactgtatccctgcagactgtattgatctatattgatatataatgtatatattgtgttttttatgttgatttttaaaaaaaacaaaaaaaaaacttttttttttttttttttttttaatttcctgtgcggcccggtaccggtccgcggaccgattggtaccgggccgcacaagaaatgtaaaaaaaaaatttaaaaaaaaaatgttttattttttttttgaaatcaacataaaaaacacaatatatacattatatatatcaatatagatcaatggtggttggggaccactgctttagtggACAAGGTGGGCCCCTAGGTCAAAAAGGTTCAGAACCCCTGATCCAAGAGAACAAGTACCGACCTGTAGAAGTTCTTGTTGACCTTCCTCTCGTGAGGGAATCCCAGCATGCCGCAGACCACACGGGTGTTCCTGGCCGTCCAGCCCACGTCGCAGACCTGCGCCCAGCCGTCCTTGTACCTCACCTCCACCACGCCCTCCGTGACCGGCAGCTTCTTCTTGGCCGCCGCCGCCACCGGCCGGAGACGCACCTCCTCCAGTTGGTCCTCGTCCACGTGAGCCTGGCGGCacgataacaaaaataataaattgcCAGGTTggcgtcttgccagattttgtgtgAAAACAGAATtgatattcctgctgtaggagcactcgcattcagaggaggagctacaccagTTTTACActaaatgtggattgttatgatcatgcttaAAGATGTTTGCTCAtgcaatctgtgatatttctatctgaataaatccatccatccatttgctaccgcttgtcccttttggggtcgcttgagcctatctcagctgcattcgggcggaaggcggggtacaccctggacaagtcgccacctcatcgcagggccaacacagatagacagacaacattcacactcacattcatatttttttaaattaatatctttccaaaagaacaaaaacaaagcaattttaaaatgtgaaaaaaagagCGAAAAatcgtaatgagaaaaagctaacATTTAACTAATAATATATaggtttttctttttatttatatatatatatatatatatacacacatatatatatatatatatatatatatatatatatatatatatatatatataatatatatatatatatatatatatgtgtgtatatatatgtgtgtgtgtatatgcttctgatattctataAATTacattttggtcctaaattaagtattttcaagcataaaaatggtctTGTATTGATGTACGCTTTGTtattttcagtcctgttactataAAGAGCAGTTTTTGGCTTAGAACcgagtacaaaataaaataaagttcccTGAGATGCttttaaacaattaaaatattcagTCGCAATTAATTGCAGTTTgtttatagttaactcaaaatgaatcacGATTAATGGCAGATGTAATTTGATACGTGGAACTGGTAGGAGGGGctatttttttctcattttatatatatatatatatatatatatatatatatatatatatatacatacatacatacatatatatatatatatatatatatatatatatatatatatatatatatatatatatatatatatatatatatatatatatatatatatatagtaataaaataaaaaataaataaatacaaattaaataaataaaaatataaaataaaataaaaattacaaaactaaataaataaataaaagaaaaggaagtactaataaataaatttaaaaaataaaatacaaattacaaaactaaatacataaaataaataaaataaaatacattttacctgACGCacctgcaaaatatggggacttttcgtgcatgttaaaGGCCTCAAAAAAGCGTCCATtcgtatagaagaaaaaaaactgcaatttaaaataataaaataaaataaaacaaaataaaataaaataaaaagaataaatacaaaataaaaaaacaaaaatataaaataaaataaaaatgacaaaactaaataaattaataaaataaaatacaaataaataaatctaaaaaaataaataaataataaaataccaataacaaaaaaaataaaataaaatgaaatacattttacCTGACGCacctgcaaaatatggggactttttGTGCATGTTAAAGGCCTCAAAAAAGCGTCCATtcgtatagaagaaaaaaaactgcaatttcaatagtttatatatatatatatacatatatatagtaataaaataaaataaaataaaataaaaagaataaatagaaaataaaagaacaaaaatataaaataaaataaaatgacaaaactaaataaattaataaaataaaatacaaataaataaatctaaaaaaataaataaataataaaataccaataaaaaaaataaataaataaaatgaaatacattttacctgacgcgcctgcaaaatatggggactttttGTGCATGTTAAAGGCCTCAAAAAAGCGTCCATTCatatagaagaagaaaaaaaactgcaatttcaatagtatatatatatatatacatatagtaataaaataaaatgaaataaaaataataaatacaaaataaataaataaaaatataaaataaaataaaaatgacaaaactaaatcaattaaaataaaatacaaataaataaatctagaaaaataaataaataataaaataccaataacaaaaataaattaaaaaaatgaaatacattttacCTGACGCacctgcaaaatatggggacttttcgtgcatgttaaaGGCCTCAAAAAAGCGTCCATTCGTATAGAAGAAAGAAAACTGCAAtttcaatagtgtgtatatatatatatatatatatatatatatatatatatatatatatatatatatatatatatatattatatatatatatatatatatagtaataaaataaaataaaaataataaatacaaaataaataaataaaaatataaaataaaataaaaatgacaaaactaaataaattaaaataaaatacaaataaataaatctagaaaaataaataaataataaaataccaataacaaaaataaataaataaaatgaaatacattttacctgacgcgcctgcaaaatatggggactttttGTGCATGTTAAAGGCCTCAAAAAAGCGTCCATtcgtatagaagaaaaaaaactgcaatttcaatagtttatatatatatatatatatatatatatatatatatatatacatatatatagtaataaaataaaataaaataaaaagaataaatacaaaataaaagaacacaaatataaaataaaataaaaatgacaaaactaaataaattaataaaataaaatacaaataaataaatcttaaaaaaataataataataaaataccaataaaaaaaataaaaaaataaaattaaatacattttacctgacgcgcctgcaaaatatggggacttttcgtgcatgtCAAAGGCCTCAAAAAAGCGTCCATtcgtatagaagaaaaaaaaaatgcaatttcaatagtatatatatatatatacatatatatagtaataaaataaaataaaataaaaataaatacaaaataaataaataaaaatataaaataaaataaaaatgacaaaactaaataaataaaaataaaataaaaataaataaatctagaaaaataaataaataataaaataccaataacaaaaataaatttaaaaaatgaaatacattttacctgacgcgcctgcaaaatatggggacttttcgtgcatgttaaaGGCCTCAAAAAAGCGTCCATtcgtatagaagaaaaaaaaatgcaatttcaatagtgtgtgtatatatatatatatatatatatatatagtaataaaataaaataaaaataataaatacaaaataaagtccctaggaggagttcgttaaagtccGACCCCTGCACTCACCTCGATGACGTTGGTGTCCACGAAGCCGGGGATCCTCTCGTCTTTGCACACCACTCCGGCGTCTTCGTCGTGGGTGCAGTCGCTGTTCCCCCAGCCCCGAGACTTGCACAGGTGGACGCTCTTCTCGCCCCCGCCGCACATCACGTTGTCCAGCCAGATTTGACCTGCACGGGCGGGGAGGGGCCTGGTCATTCTTAGTCCCACGCCTGATGTCTGTCGGAGAGCTAGCCACGCCTACCTTGCCCCTTGCCGTACTTGGCGCTGTGCGTCCACCCGGTGGCGGCCACGAAGCCCAGCTGGCGGCACAGCACGTTGGCGTTGGCGATGGAGAAGTCGTCATCACAGATGGTGCCCCACTCGCCCTTGTGGAAGAGCTCCACGCGGCCCTCGTTGTGTTTGCGCGGGTAGCCGGCCAGCCGCACCTTTAACCTCTCCGCCAGCGGCTGCGGGGTGGCGAGCGGCGGCGAGGGGCCGGGGGCGGCGAGCGTGGTGGCGCCGGCCGGCGTCGACTGCGCCGAGCAGCGCGGCGAACACATggcgacgaggaggaggaggaagtgcTTTGCAGCCAACATTATTTTACCTGGGGAAAGAACAAAATGActtactttattcctgcttgttaAAAGAACAATTATGTAAATTCAGCCACTTTTTTCCTacgttttgaaccctgcggcttataaaacggtggggctaatttatggatttttattcataatgcaaaattattttttttaaacacaagcaAATACATTGAATAGgtgcgttattgtttgtgctacggcgccatcttgtaCATTCTGTTTCGACCAAAGAGTACAattgccgtccatagcgtttctactcgtacaaGTCCAAgtcacgtttgtaagttttacaaaatcCCATGCGAGACgtccgtaggagtgtttttacgcacatttgtacgtgctcttgaaatgtaatgaagctagcgttgtcagcgtgagctaatatgctaacccgCTTACAAGcgtttttgctagtgtttattgatagcatgctaacagttaacaaatgtcacataccgAGTTTTATGACTCTGGTGTAAGGCTGGGGAATTAAAcggaaaaaaatggaaaattagcactttaatgttagcatgctaacagttaacaaatgtcacataccaagttttatgactctggtgtaaggctggggaattagacaaaaaaaaaagtgtaaaattagcactttaatgttagcatgctaacattagcatgctaacagttaacagtcacataccaagttttatgactggtgtaaacggttgcaaaactagcttagaaagttagcatgctaatgttaacaagctgaggttagcatgctaacagtcagctTGCGTCACATACCAAGTGATATGACTAAGTTGTAAGGCtggggaattagacaaaaaaaaagtgtaaaattagcactttaatgttagcttgctaacattagcatgctaacagttaacagtcacataccaagttttatgactggtgtaaacggttgcaaaactagctcagaaagttagcatgctaacagttaacagtcacataccaagttttatgactggtgtaaacggttgcaaaactagcttagaaagttagcatgctaatgttaacaagctgaggttagcatgctaacagttagcttgtgtcacataccaagtgatATGACTAAGTTGTAAGGCtggggaattagacaaaaaaaagtgtaaaattggcattttaatgttagcatgctaacattagcatgctaagagttAACAGTCACACaccaagttttatgactggtgtaaacggttgcaaaactagctcagaaagttagcatgctaacagtttacagtcacataccaagttttatgactggtgtaaacggttgcaaaactagcttagaaagttagcatgctaatgttaacaagctgaggttagcatgctaacagttagcttgtgtcacataccaagtgatATGACTAAGTTGTAAGGCTGGAGaattagaaaaaaaagtgtaaaattagcactttaatgttagcatgctaacatcagcatgctaacagttaacagtcACATATCAAGTTTTATGACttgtgtaaacggttgcaaaactacttcataaagttagcatgctaattttaacatgttagcaggctaatgttagcatgctaacaattagcttgtgtcacataccaagttttatgactggtgtaaacggttgcaaaactagttcaaaaaaagttatcatgctaattttaacatgttagcaagctaacgttagcatgctaacagttagcttgtatcacataccaagttatatgactaaggtgtatggctggggaattagagaaaaaagttagcactttaatgttagcatgcagtcAGAAGGTTAGATGAAACGAATGAAaaacactttaatgttagcatggttaGATGAACGAGTGACAAACACTTTGTTAGCATGGTTAGATGAACTCATGAAaaacactttaatgttagcatggttaGATGAACTCATGAAAAACACTTTGTTAGCATGGTTAGATGAACGAGTGACAAACAGGCGTGCTGGCACAGTACGTGAAGGTGCAACAAAAACAAGGACTCCCACCGGAAGTGGAAGCAAAACAAAAGCATTAGGACAGGAAATGAAAGTCATTAAAAAGAAAAGTGGAAACTATAGGGTGGAATCTCAACATGAGTTCTAGTGGAAAATGATCAAAAGTCAATAAAAAGTGACGACTTTAGTTCCGTGCAGGTGTCGCCGACATCTAATAGTTACTAACTTTGTCGTGTTTCCTGCCGCTTACCTTCTTTGTGCACAACGAGGCGCGTGGAAGACGTCCACGATGGCTGCAAACTGCTGAGGTAAACAAAGCGCAGTTAGACAAGAGAAGAGTCCACGGAGATCCacgctcactcactcactcactcagacTGCCAGCTGTACAGGCGAGGGAGGGCTGGGTCTACACACGCACTCTTTCAtgactcccactcccactcccactcccccTTGCAGAGCAGCGCGGGGGTGGGAGAGAAGagagaaaagaggaaaaaaaaaaaaaagagtctaaAACGTGACTGCTCTTCTTTTTCCTACAGCATTCCCCACATGGGTCACGTGACTCGAGGCGCGAGCCACGGTGACGTCACACTTCTTTTTAGGTCCACTCAGGGTATTCTAGCACCATCAAGTTAAACACACACAactagatgaggtcattcctggaggaaatacaagaggtcattcctggaggaactagaagaggtcattcctggaggaactagatgaggtcattcctggaggaactagaagaGGTAATTGCTGGAGGAACTAggtgaggtcattcctggaggaactagatgaggtcattcctggaggaactagaagtggtcattcctggaggaactagatgaggtcattcctggaggaagtagaagaggtcattcctgggggaactagaagaggtcattcctggaggaactagatgaggtcattcctggaggaagtagaagaggtcattcctggaggaactagaagaggtcattcctggaggaactagaagaggtcattcctggaggaactagatgaggtcattcctggaggaactagatgaggtcattcctggaggaactagaagaggtaattcctggaggaactaggtgaggtcattcctggaggaactagaagaggtcattcctggaggaagtagaagaggtcattcctggaggaagtagaagaggtcattcctggaggaactaggtgaggtcattcctggaggaagtagatgaggtcattcctggaggaagtagatgaggtcattcctggaggaactagatgaggtcattcctggaggaagtagatgaggtcattcctggaggaactagaagtggtcattcctggaggaactagatgaggtcattcctggaggaagtagaagaggtcattcctggaggaactaggtgaggtcattcctggaggaactagaagaggtcattcctggaggaagtagaagaggtcattcctggaggaagtagaagaggtcattcctggaggaactaggtgaggtcattcctggaggaagtagatgaggtcattcctggaggaagtagatgaggtcattcctggaggaactagatgaggtcattcctggaggaagtagatgaggtcattcctggaggaactagaagtggtcattcctggaggaactagatgaggtcattcctggaggaagtagatgaggtcattcctggaggaactaggtgaggtcattcctggaggaactagaagaggtcattcctggaggaagtagaagaggtcattcctggaggaagtagaagaggtcattcctggaggaactaggtgaggtcattcctggaggaagtagatgaggtcattcctggaggaactagatgaggtcattcctggaggaagtagatgaggtcattcctggaggaactagaagtggtcattcctggaggaactagatgaggtcattcctggaggaagtagaagaggtcattcctgggggaactagaagaggtcattcctggaggaactagatgaggtcattcctggaggaagtagaagaggtcattcctggaggaactagaagaggtcattcctggaggaactagaagaggtcattcctggaggaactagatgaggtcattcctggaggaaatacaagaggtcattcctggaggaactagatgaggtcattcctggaggaactagaagaggtaattcctggaggaactaggtgaggtcattcctggaggaactagaagaggtcattcctggaggaagtagaagaggtcattcctgggGGAACTAGAagtggtcattcctggaggaactagatgaggtcattcctggaggaagtagaagaggtcattcctggaggaagtagaagaggtcattcctggaggaactagatgaggtcattcctggaggaaatacaagaggtcattcctggaggaactagatgaggtcattcctggaggaactagaagaggtaattcctggaggaactaggtgaggtcattcctggaggaactagaagaggtcattcctggaggaagtagaagaggtcattcctggaggaagtagaagaggtcattcctggaggaactaggtgaggtcattcctggaggaagtagatgaggtcattcctggaggaagtagatgaggtcattcctggaggaactagatgaggtcattcctggaggaagtagatgaggtcattcctggaggaactagaagtggtcattcctggaggaactagatgaggtcattcctggaggaagtagaagaggtcattcctggaggaactaggtgaggtcattcctggaggaactagaagaggtcattcctggaggaagtagaagaggtcattcctggaggaagtagaagaggtcattcctggaggaactaggtgaggtcattcctggaggaagtagatgaggtcattcctggaggaagtagatgaggtcattcctggaggaactagatgaggtcattcctggaggaagtagatgaggtcattcctggaggaactagaagtggtcattcctggaggaactagatgaggtcattcctggaggaagtagatgaggtcattcctggaggaactaggtgaggtcattcctggaggaactagaagaggtcattcctggaggaagtagaagaggtcattcctggaggaagtagaagaggtcattcctggaggaactaggtgaggtcattcctggaggaagtagatgaggtcattcctggaggaactagatgaggtcattcctggaggaagtagatgaggtcattcctggaggaactagaagtggtcattcctggaggaactagatgaggtcattcctggaggaagtagaagaggtcattcctgggggaactagaagaggtcattcctggaggaactagatgaggtcattcctggaggaagtagaagaggtcattcctggaggaactagaagaggtcattcctggaggaactagaagaggtcattcctggaggaactagatgaggtcattcctggaggaaatacaagaggtcattcctggaggaactagatgaggtcattcctggaggaactagaagaggtaattcctggaggaactaggtgaggtcattcctggaggaactagaagaggtcattcctggaggaagtagaagaggtcattcctggaggaagtagaagaggtcattcctggaggaactaggtgaggtcattcctggaggaagtagatgaggtcattcctggaggaagtagatgaggtcattcctggaggaactagatgaggtcattcctggaggaagtagatgaggtcattcctggaggaactagaagtggtcattcctggaggaactagatgaggtcattcctggaggaagtagaagaggtcattcctgggggaactagaagaggtcattcctggaggaactagatgaggtcattcctggaggaagtagaagaggtcattcctggaggaactagaagaggtcattcctggaggaactagaagaggtcattcctggaggaactagaagaggtcattcctggaggaactagaagaggtcattcctggaggaagtagatgaggtcattcctggaggaactagatgaggtcattcctgggggaactagaagaggtcattcctggaggaagtagaagaggtccttcctggaggaagtagaagaggtcattcctggaggaagtagaagaggtcattcctggaggaactagaagaggtaattcctggaggaactagatgaggtcattcctggaggaactagatgaggtcattcctggaggaactagaagaggtcattcctggaggaactagatgaggtcattcctggaggaagtagaagaggtcattcctggaggaagtagaagaggtcattcctggaggaagtagaagaggtcattcctggaggaactagaagaggtcattcctggaggaactagatgaggtcattcctggaggagctagaagaggtcattcctggaggaactagatgaggtcattcctggaggaactagatgaggtcattcctggaggaactagaagaggtcattcctggaggaactagatgaggtcattcctggaggaactagatgaggtcattcctggaggaagtagaagaggtcattcctggaggaagtagAAGAGGTCATTCCGGGAGGAACTAGAagtggtcattcctggaggaactagatgaggtcattcctggaggaactagatgaggtcattcctggaggaactagaagaggtcattcctggaggaactagaagaggtcattcctggaggaactagaagaggtcattcctggaggaactagatgaggtcattcctggaggaactagatgaggtcattcctgggggaactagaagaggtcattcctggaggaagtagaagaggtccttcctggaggaagtagaagaggtcattcctggaggaagtagaagaggtcattcctggaggaactagaagaggtaattcctggaggaactagatgaggtcattcctggaggaact
Coding sequences within it:
- the LOC133640895 gene encoding lysyl oxidase homolog 3B-like, which gives rise to MLAAKHFLLLLVAMCSPRCSAQSTPAGATTLAAPGPSPPLATPQPLAERLKVRLAGYPRKHNEGRVELFHKGEWGTICDDDFSIANANVLCRQLGFVAATGWTHSAKYGKGQGQIWLDNVMCGGGEKSVHLCKSRGWGNSDCTHDEDAGVVCKDERIPGFVDTNVIEAHVDEDQLEEVRLRPVAAAAKKKLPVTEGVVEVRYKDGWAQVCDVGWTARNTRVVCGMLGFPHERKVNKNFYRSVLVLLDQGF